The following is a genomic window from Salinibacterium sp. UTAS2018.
GAACGAAACGTCACGAGCTTCTTCGATCAGTTCGTTGAGCGAATCGTCAACGGCGTCAACTTCGGTTTGATGCTCGGCCTCGCTGCTATCGGCATCTCCCTTGTGTACGGAACCACCGGGCTCTCCAACTTTGCGCACGCAGAAATGGTGACCTTCGGTGCGGTGATGGCACTCATAGTGTCGGTCGACCTCGGTTGGCCCGTCTGGATTGCGATCCCCCTTGCCGTACTCCTCAGCGCCGGCTTCGGGTGGTCACTCGATGCCGGGCTCTGGAAACCGCTGCGAAAGAAGGGTGTCGGCGTCGTTCAGCTCATGATCGTGTCAATCGGTCTGTCGCTGGCGCTTCGCTACACCTTCCAGTACTTCCGTGGTGGCGGAACCGAACAACTGCCCGGCTCGGACTCTCCCGATATTCCGCTCTTCGGATCGGTATCGCTCAGCCAAACCAACATGATCAGCATGGTCATCAGCATCGTCGTGATCCTGATCTTCGCGTGGTGGCTCGTCAAGACAAAGATCGGTAAGGCAACTCGTGCCGTCTCCGACAACCCGTCGTTGGCTGCCGCATCCGGAATCGACGTCGACCAGGTCGTGCGTGTGGTCTGGATCTTGGCCGCAGCGATGGCCGGCCTCGCCGGCGTGCTGTGGGCTTACTTCCGCCCCGGCATCCGCTGGGATATGGGTGCGCAGATCCTGCTGCTCGTGTTTGCTGCCGTCACCCTCGGTGGACTGGGAACAGCATTCGGCGCCCTGGTTGGCTCGATCATCGTCGGAATCCTCGTCGAGACCTCTAGCCTCTTCATCCCCTCCGATCTGAAGTACGTCGGCGCGCTCGGCGTGCTCATCATCGTCCTGTTGTTCAGACCTCAAGGCATCTTGGGTCGCAAAGAGAGAATAGGTTAGGGGCCGCTCATGGATATTCTGCAAATTCTCTCCAACACCGGGTCATCGCTGATTGCACCCGCAACGATCGGATACGCCCTCGCGGCGCTCGGTCTTGCTATGCACTTCGGCTTCACCGGTCTGCTCAACATGGGTATGGCTGCCTTCATGGCAATCGGCGCCTATGGCTACGCGATCTCAATCCTCACCTTCGGTTTCCCGTGGTGGGGCGGCATGCTCGTCGGTATCGGCGGCTCGCTCGTGTTCGCACTCATCCTTGGTATTCCCACCCTGCGTTTGCGCGGTGACTACCTCGCGATCGTGACGATTGCTGCGGCCGAGGTTGTGCGTCTGTTGTTCCTGACCACGACCTTCGACAAGTACACCGGCTCCGCCGATGGACTGAGCGGCTACCACGCGAGCTTCCGCTCGTTCAACCCCATTCCGGATGGCACCTACGGCTTCGGCCCCTGGGAGTACAACGCCAACGGTTGGTGGGTTCGCATCTTCGGAATCGCCGTGCTCGCGCTTGCCGCGTTCATCCTCTGGGCCGTTATGCGCAGCCCGTGGGGTCGCGTCATCAAGGGAATCCGTGAGGACGAAGACGCCGTGCGCGCCCTCGGTAAGAACGTGTTCTCCTACAAGCTGCAGTCGCTGATGCTCGGTGGTGTCTTCGGAGCGATGGGTGGAATCATTTACGCCCTGCCCGCCTCAGTCAACCCCGGTGTGTACGTGACGTCGCTGACGTTCTTCGTTTACACCGCACTACTGCTCGGCGGAGCCGCCACGATTTTCGGACCGATTATCGGTTCGGTGATCTTCTGGGGCGTGCAAACCCTCCTGAGCAACCTGCTTCCCGCCATGGTCAACATCGGACTCTTGCCGTTCATGACCACGACGCAGTCGCAGACAGTGCGTTTCATCCTTGTGGGTGTGGCGCTGATGTTGCTCGTGATCTACCGACCACAGGGCATCCTCGGCAACAAGAAGGAGCTGACCTTTGTCAAGTAAAGATGCACCGGCCGCGCCGGTGGAACGCGCAAAAACAACAGGGCTCCACAAGGGCGACATCGTTGCTGGTGTTGCCAAGGTCGATCCGATCATCATCGCTGATGGCATCCGTCGCACCTTCGGTGGTCTGACTGCCGTGAATGTCGATCATGTCGAGATTCCCCGCAATGCGATCACCGCGTTGATTGGCCCGAACGGTGCCGGCAAGACGACGCTGTTCAACCTCTTGACCGGCTTCGACAAGCCCGACGCGGGAAAGTGGACGTTCGACGGTCACTCGCTCGCCGGAATGGGGGCGCACAAGGTTGCACAACTTGGCCAAGTGCGCACGTTCCAGCTCACGAAGGCTCTCGGACTCCTCACTGTGCTCGAGAACATGAAACTCGGCGCGAAGGATCAGATCGGGGAGAACATCTTCCGCGGCATGATTCCCGCTCTCTGGCGCAAGCAAGAAGCCGAGATCGAAGAGCGCGCGATCGTTCTGCTCAAGAAGTTCAAGCTCGATGCCAAATCGTCGGACTTCGCCGCCAGCCTCTCCGGTGGTCAGCGCAAGCTTCTTGAAATGGCTCGCGCCCTCATGAGCCAGCCGACTCTGGTGATGTTGGATGAGCCGATGGCCGGCGTCAACCCCGCGTTGACCCAGTCGCTGCTCGACCACATCTTGGATCTCAAAGACGAGGGCATGACCGTGCTCTTCGTGGAGCACGACATGCACATGGTGCGTCACATCGCCGACTGGGTGATCGTGATGGCTGAGGGCCAGGTCGTTGCTGAAGGCCCGCCAGATGAGGTCATGAAGAACCAAGCCGTCATCGATGCGTACCTCGGTTCGCATCAGGATGTCGACCTCGGTGTGGTCACTGGCCGCATCGAAGGCGAGCTCAACACGGCCGCGATCGATCTCGTCGAAGAGGTAAAAGAACTCGACGAGAATATCGCTAAGCGCAAGGAGACTGGCAAGTGAACGCTATCCCCACCGAGAACGCGGTAGTCCACGTCAAGGACCTCACCGCGGGCTACCTCCCGGGCGTGAACATCTTGAACGACTGCAACCTGGTCGCAAACCCGGGTGAGCTGATCGGAATCATCGGACCGAACGGTGCCG
Proteins encoded in this region:
- a CDS encoding ABC transporter ATP-binding protein; translated protein: MERAKTTGLHKGDIVAGVAKVDPIIIADGIRRTFGGLTAVNVDHVEIPRNAITALIGPNGAGKTTLFNLLTGFDKPDAGKWTFDGHSLAGMGAHKVAQLGQVRTFQLTKALGLLTVLENMKLGAKDQIGENIFRGMIPALWRKQEAEIEERAIVLLKKFKLDAKSSDFAASLSGGQRKLLEMARALMSQPTLVMLDEPMAGVNPALTQSLLDHILDLKDEGMTVLFVEHDMHMVRHIADWVIVMAEGQVVAEGPPDEVMKNQAVIDAYLGSHQDVDLGVVTGRIEGELNTAAIDLVEEVKELDENIAKRKETGK
- a CDS encoding branched-chain amino acid ABC transporter permease; the encoded protein is MDILQILSNTGSSLIAPATIGYALAALGLAMHFGFTGLLNMGMAAFMAIGAYGYAISILTFGFPWWGGMLVGIGGSLVFALILGIPTLRLRGDYLAIVTIAAAEVVRLLFLTTTFDKYTGSADGLSGYHASFRSFNPIPDGTYGFGPWEYNANGWWVRIFGIAVLALAAFILWAVMRSPWGRVIKGIREDEDAVRALGKNVFSYKLQSLMLGGVFGAMGGIIYALPASVNPGVYVTSLTFFVYTALLLGGAATIFGPIIGSVIFWGVQTLLSNLLPAMVNIGLLPFMTTTQSQTVRFILVGVALMLLVIYRPQGILGNKKELTFVK
- a CDS encoding branched-chain amino acid ABC transporter permease; this encodes MLLALLIALSAAFSLMSLPAMADEINVDEYDNSIIGNVKLNSEALEGVLLTVSGGGYEVEVATDAEGRWKVGVPEGDEFVVTLDETTLPDGIAVIDETGEDDTPNEKEAMIGPSGSTVMNFFIGRGERNVTSFFDQFVERIVNGVNFGLMLGLAAIGISLVYGTTGLSNFAHAEMVTFGAVMALIVSVDLGWPVWIAIPLAVLLSAGFGWSLDAGLWKPLRKKGVGVVQLMIVSIGLSLALRYTFQYFRGGGTEQLPGSDSPDIPLFGSVSLSQTNMISMVISIVVILIFAWWLVKTKIGKATRAVSDNPSLAAASGIDVDQVVRVVWILAAAMAGLAGVLWAYFRPGIRWDMGAQILLLVFAAVTLGGLGTAFGALVGSIIVGILVETSSLFIPSDLKYVGALGVLIIVLLFRPQGILGRKERIG